The Streptomyces sp. M92 nucleotide sequence CCACTCGACGTCGGAGAGCCCGCCCGGCCCGAGTTTCGCGTGCAGCTTGGGGTCCGCCCCGCGCGGCAGCCGCTCGGACTCCATCCGGGCCTTGAGCCGCCGGATCTCCCGCACCGCGTCCTCGCCGAGCCCGTCCGCCGGGTACCGCAGCGGGTCGACCAGCTCGGTGAACCGGCGTCCCAGGTCCTCGTCCCCGGCCACGAACTCGGCCCGCAGCAGCGCGTGCCGCTCCCACACCAGCGACCAGCGCCGGTAGTACGCCTCGTACGACTTGAGTGTGCGCACCAGCGGCCCGGACTTGCCCTCGGGCCGCAGGTCGGCGTCGATCAGCAGCGGCGGGTCGGCGCTGGGCACCTGGAGCAGGCGCCGCATCTCGGCGACGACCTTGTTGGCCGCGTCCGCCGCCTCCCGTTCGTCGACCCCGTCGCGCGGTTCGTGGACGAAGAGCACGTCCGCGTCCGAGCCGTAGCCCAGCTCGTGCCCGCCGAAGCGGCCCATGCCGATGATCGCGAACCGGGTCGGCAGGGTGTCGCCCCAGCCCTCGCGCACGACCGCCCGGAGCGTGCCCGCCAGCGTCGCCGCCGTCAGGTCGGACACGGCGGCGCCGACCCGGTCCACCAGGGCTCCCTGGTCGGCCTCGACGGGCTGCGCCTCGGTGCCGTAGGAGCCGACGATGTCCGCGGCGGCCGTGCGGAACAGCTCCCGGCGGCGCACCCCGCGCACCGCGGTGACGGCCTGGACGGCCCCGTCGGCGCGGCGGACCGCGGCGAGCGTCTCCTGCTCCAGCTGGGCCCGGCCGCGCGGCGCCAGCCCCCCGGAGTTGCCGTCGCCGAGCAGCGCGACCGCCTCCGGTGCCCGCATCAGCAGGTCGGGGGCGAGCCGCCCGGCGGAGAGCACGCGGGCGAGGTTCTCGGCGGCGGCGCCCTCGTCCCGCAGCAGCCGCAGATACCAGGGCGTGTTGCCGAGCGCGTCGGAGACCTTGCGGAAGTTGAGCAGACCGGTGTCCGGGTCGGCGGAGTCCGCGAACCAGCCCAGCAGCACCGGCAGCAGGGTCCGCTGGATGGCCGCCTTGCGGGTGACGCCCGACGCCAGCGCCTCCAGGTGCCTGAGCGCGGCGGCCGGGTCGGCGTAGCCGAGGGCGACCATGCGTTCGCGGGCCGCCTCCGCGCTGAGCCGGACCTCCCCCGGCGCGAGCTGGGCCACCGCGTCGAGCAGCGGCCGGTAGAACAGCTTCTCGTGCAGCCGCCGTACGACGGAGGCGTGCCGCTTCCAGGCGCGCAGCAGGCCGGGCACCGGGTCGGTGCGCAGGCCGAGGGAGCGGCCGAGGCGGCGCAGGTCGGCCTCGTCCTCGGGCACGAGGTGGGTGCGCCGCAGCCGGTGCAGCTGGATGCGGTGCTCCATGGAGCGCAGGAAGCGGTACGCCTCGTCCAGCTGGGCGGCGTCCGCCCGGCCCACGTACCCGCCCGCGGCCAGGGCCTCCAGCGCGTCCAGCGTCGTACCGCTGTGCAGGGACGTGTCGGCGCGGCCGTGCACCAGCTGGAGCAGCTGCACGGCGAACTCGACGTCCCTGAGGCCGCCCGGGCCGAGCTTGAGCTGGCGGTCGACCTCGGCGGCCGGGATGTTCTCCACCACCCGGCGGCGCATCTTCTGCACGTCCGGCACGAAGTTCTCGCGGTCGGCGGCCTGCCACACCAGGGGCTGGAGGGCGGCGACGTACTCGGCGCCGAGGCCGGGGTCGCCGGCCACCGGGCGGGCCTTGAGCAGCGCCTGGAACTCCCAGGTCTTGGCCCAGCGCTGGTAGTAGGCGACGTGGCTGCTGAGGGTGCGCACCAGCGGGCCGTTGCGGCCCTCGGGGCGGAGGTTGGCGTCGACGGGCCAGATGGAGCCCTCGACGGTGGTCTCGGAGCAGATCCGCATCATGTGCGAGGCGAGCGAGGTCGCGGCCCGCAGCGCCTTGGCCTCGTCGGCGTCGGGGCCGCCGTCCGCCGCCTCTCCGACGAAGATGACATCCACGTCGGAGACGTAGTTCAGCTCGTGTCCGCCGCACTTGCCCATCGCGATCACCGCCAGCCGGCACCGCGCGGCGTCCTCGGGCGCGGCGGCCTCGGCGAGGGCGAGGGCGGCGCGCAGGGTGGCGGTGGCGAGGTCGGCCAGTTCGGCGGCGGTCTCGGCGACGTCGATGGTGCCGCACACGTCGCGGGCGGCGATGGACAGCAGGCAGCGCCGGTAGGCGACGCGCAGCGAGACGGGGTCGTCGGCCTCGGCGAGGCCCCGCTCGAAGTCGTCCACGCCGCGGTGCAGGTCACGGGGTTCGTAGGTGACCAGGGCCTGCCAGTCGGCGGCGTGCCGGGCGAGGTGGTCGGCGAGCGCCTCGGAGGCGCCGAGCACACCGAGGAGACGGTCCCGCAGCGGCTTGGCCGCTATCAGGGTGTCCAGCAGTTCCCGGCGGGCGGTGGGGTCGGGCTGCGCCTCCAGGAGCCGGACCAGGCCGTGCAGGGCGAGGTCGGGGTCGGCGGTGGCGCCGAGGGCCTCCAGCAGCACGGGGTCGTTGCGGACCGGCGCCAGTTCCGCGCCGTCCAGGAGCCGCTCGGCGGCCGAGGGATCGGTGAAGCCGTGCCGCAGCAGCCGCGTGAAGGTACTGCTCCTGCGCCCCGGCGCCGTCATCTCGGCCTCCTTGTCGGACCTGTGGGTTCAAGGTGGGTGATAAGGGGTGGTGGTGAGGGGGTGGTACAGAGCTGAGCGTATCCGGGCTTCCGGTGGCCCGCTCCGGACTCGTACGATATCTTGTACAAGCCGCGAAGGGAGGCACCGGTATGTCCATCACCGCCAGCGAAGCCCGTCAGAACCTGTTCCCGCTGATAGAGCAGGTCAACGAGGACCATGCCCCGGTGCACATCACCTCCCGCAAGGGGAACGCCGTGCTGATGTCCGAGGAGGACTTCACGGCGTGGACGGAGACCGTGCACCTGCTGCGGTCGCCGAGGAACGCCCGCCGTCTGCTCGACTCGATCGCGGAGGCCGAGGCCGGCGAGGCGCGGCACCGCGAGCTGATCGACCCGGACGCGGAGCGGGCGTGAGGATCGCTTTCACGTCGCACGGCTGGGAGGACTACGTCCACTGGGCCGAGAGCGACCGGAAGATGACCAGACGGATCAACAGACTGCTCGCCGACACCGCCCGCGACCCGTTCAAGGGCATCGGCAAGCCGGAGCCGCTGAAGGGCGACCTGTCCGGCTACTGGTCACGGCGCATCGACGACACGCACCGTCTGGTGTACAAGCCGGGCGACGACGAACTGATCGTCGTCCAGGCGCGGTACCACTACTGATGATCGACCTCGTGCTCGACAAGGACGTCGATGGACGTCGAAGGAGTCACGTCATGGACTTCACCCTCGAAGTGATCCCGCTGCCCGTCACCGACATCGACCGTTCCCGGGACTTCTACCGGGACAAGGTCGGCTTCCACGTCGACATCGACCAGGAGGTCATGCCGGGGATGCGCATCGTCCAGCTCACGCCCCCGGGCTCGGGCTGCTCGATCGCCCTCGGCGAGGCGATCTGGGACATGGCGCAGGGCCAGACCAAGCCGGAACCCGGCTCCTACCAGGGCCTCCAGCTCTGCGTCGCCGACATCAAGGCGGCCCACGCGGAGCTGGTGGGGCGCGGCCTGGACGTCTCCGAGCCCGTCCAGTACGCCCCGGACGACGGCGCCACCTTCATGTACTTCAAGGACCCCGACGGCAACGGCTGGGCCATCCAGGAGTACCGCCGCCGGGAGGCGGAGCCGCTGCACAAGGTGCTGTCGGACCTGAAGCGGCAGGGCTAGCCGGTCAGCCCCGCTCCCGCCACCGGTTGGTGACCGGGAGCCGGCGGTCCTTGCCGAAGCCCTTCGGGGAGATCTTGGTGCCCGGCGGGTACTGGCGCCGCTTGTACTCGGCGGTGTCGACCATGCGCAGCGTCTTCGTCACCAGCTCCCGGTCGTACCCGGCGGCCACGATCTCGTCCGCGCCCCGGTCCCGGTCGACGTACAGCTCGAGGATCGCGTCCAGGACCGGGTAGTCAGGCAGGGAGTCCGTGTCGACCTGGCCCGGGCGCAGTTCGGCGCTGGGCGGCTTGGTGATCGAGTTCCCGGGGATCGGCGGGGTCTGCCCACGGTCCTTCGCCGCGCGGTTGCGCCACTCGGCGAGACGGAAGACGGACGTCTTGTACACGTCCTTGATGGGCCCGTACGCGCCCACCGAGTCGCCGTACAGCGTCGAGTACCCGACCGCCAGCTCCGACTTGTTCCCGGGGGCCAGGACCAGGTGGCCCTCCTGGTTGGAGATCGCCATCAGCAGTGTGCCGCGCAGCCGCGACTGGAGGTTCTCCTCGGCCAGACCGGTCAGCTCCAGCGCCCCCGTGTACGCGTCGAACATCGGCTCGATCGGCACGGTGCGGAAGTGGAGCCCGGTGCGCCGGGCCAGCTCCGCCGCGTCGTCCCTGGAGTGCTCGGAGGAGTACTTGGAGGGCATGGAGACGCCGTGGACGTTCTCCGCGCCGACCGCGTCGCAGGCGATGGCCGCGACGAGGGCGGAGTCGATGCCGCCGGACAGGCCGACGAGCACCGACCGGAAGCCGTTCTTGGCGACGTACGCGCGCAGCCCGACGACGAGGGCCGAGTAGACCTCCTCGTCGTCGTCCAGCCGCTCGGCGACCCCGCCGGACAGCCACCCACCCACGGCGGGCACCGGCTCCTCGGACAGCACGACCCGGTCGATCCGCAGCCCGTCGTCCACCACGCCCGTGGGGGCGTCCGCGCCGGCGGCGGGCAGGTCGAGGTCCAGCACCACGCACCCCTCGGTGAACTGCGGCGCCCGCGCCAGCACCGCCCCGTCCCGGTCGACCACGAGCGAGTCGCCGTCGAAGACCAGCTCGTCCTGCCCGCCGGTCATGGCGAGGTACGCGGTCGTGCAACCGGCCTCCTGGGCACGCTTGCGCACCAGCTCCAGCCGGGTGTCGTCCTTGTCCCGCTCGTACGGCGAGGCGTTGACGGACAGCAGCAGCCCGGCCCGCGCCGAACGCGCCGCCGGCACCCGGCCGCCGTCCTGCCACAGGTCCTCGCAGACGGCCAGCGCCACGTCCACGCCGCGCACCCGCACCACCGGCAGGGTGTCGCCGGGCACGAAGTGGCGGAACTCGTCGAAGACGCCGTAGTTCGGCAGGTGGTGCTTGGCGAGGCTCAGGGCCACCTCGCCGCCGTACAGCACGGCCGCCGCGTTCTGCGGGGCGCCGGCCGGCTGGCCGTACCTCGGCTGCGCCGTCGCCGAGCGGTCGAGGTACCCGACGACCACCGGCAGCCCGCCGAGGCCCTCGTCGGCGAGGCGCGCGGCGAGGGAGCGCAGGGCGGCGCGGGACGCCTCGACGAAGGACGGCCTGAGGGCCAGGTCCTCGACCGGGTACCCGGTCAGCACCATCTCCGGGAACGCCACCAGGTGCGCTCCCTGCCCGGCCGAGTGCCGGGTCCAGCGGACGACCGACTCGGCGTTGCCGTCGATATCACCGACGGTGGAGTCGATCTGGTTCAGGGCGAGTCGTAGGCGGGGCACGGCGGCCAGTGTAATCGTCAGAACGACACAATGGGGTGACGTACCGGTTTCCGCCTCATGTCCGAAGCCTCACGCGCCCCTCGTCACGCGGGTGGCTTCGCACCCCGCTCGGCGAGCAGGTCCGCCATCAGCCGCATCTCCGACTCCTGCGACTCCACCATCCCCTGGGCCAGCCGCTTCTCCACCCCCACCGTGCACTTCTCGGCACACCCCTCGGCCATGTGGACGCCGCCCTTGTGATGCTCGGTCATGAGCTGGAGGTAGTAGACCTCGGCCTGCCTGCCGCTGAGGGTGCCGAGCTTCTCCATCTCGGCGTCGGTGGCCATGCCCGGCATCAGCGAGCCCTCGCCCGCCGACGGCATGTCCCCCATCCCCATCCAGGTCATCGGCGGATCGGACGACACCTTCGGCAGCCCCCACAGGTCCAGCCAGCCGATCATCATGCCGCGCTGGTTGGCCTGGGTCTGCGCGATGTCGTACGCGAGCCGCCGCACCTCCTCGTCGTCGGTGCGGTCGCGCACGATGTACGACATCTCCACGGCCTGCTGGTGGTGCACGGCCATGTCGCGCGCGAAACCGGCGTCGGCGGAGTCGGCCGTCGGGACGCGGCCCGCGCCGTCGTCCCCGGCGACCGCGTAGGTGATGCCGCCGGCCGCGACGAGGGCCGCGGCGGCGGCCCCCGTGATCCAGCCGGCCCGCCTCGGGGTCACTGCGGCAGCCCGTTGGTGCACGCGGCCCCCGGCTCGGGGGTCTGCTCGCCCTGGACGAACTTCTCGAAGAACTTGTCGACGTTCGGGTCGTCGGCGCCCGTCACGGTGCGCTGGTGGCCCCAGGCGGTCAGCATGATCGGGTCCTTCTGCTTGTCGTTGGGGCTCATCAGCGAGTACGGCGTCTTCTTCACCTTCTCCGCCAGCTTCTCGACCTCGGCCTTCGGGGCCTTGTCGGTGTACGTCACCCACACGGCGCCGTGCTCCAGCGAGTGCACGGCGTTCTCGTTGTTCAGCGGCTCGGTGTAGACGTCGCCGTCGCAGTTCATCCAGACCTGGTTGTGGTCGCCGCCGACGGGGGGCTCGGCGGGGTAGGACACCTTCTTGGTGACGTGGTTGCGCCCGAGGTTCCCCTCCCAGGTCCGCACTCCGTCCTCGCCGGTGACGAACTTGCCGGAGGTCTTCGACCCGTCGCCGTTCGAGGCCATGCTGTCCGAGTCGTCGGACTGCGACCGGATGAGGAAGACGCCGCCGACCACGAGACCGGCGACGACCACGGTGCTGACCCCGATGGTCAGGATCCGGTTCCGGCGCTCGCGGGCCTCCTCGGCGCGTCGCATCTCGGCTATGCGGGCCTGTCGCGCCTGGTTGCTGCTCTTCTTGGCGGAACCCATGAGGTGTGCCCTTCTGGGGAAACGTCATCGGAAAGGGAGCTGTGAGGTTCGCTGATCGTAGTGCCGGCGTGCCCGTCGTTCGAAGGGAGATCACAGGATCTGTCCCGGCCGGATCCCCGGAATGGCCCGATCGAACAGGTGGCCTCTACTCTGCGGGGAGGACAGGTGAGCCGATCGAGGTCCGCAACGCGTACGAAACCGTGCTGTGGTGTGATGCTCACGTGCCCGACCGCCTCCCGCCGTACCGGAGACAGGCGGCCTGACCAGCGAGGATGGGGAAGCGGAAGATGGACAAGCAGCAGGAGTTCGTGATCCGGACGCTGGAGGAGCGCGACATCCGGTTCGTACGCCTGTGGTTCACGGACGTGCTGGGCTTCCTGAAGTCCGTGGCCGTGGCCCCGGCCGAGCTGGAGCAGGCCTTCGACGAGGGCATCGGCTTCGACGGCTCGGCGATCGAGGGCTTCGCCCGGGTCTACGAGTCCGACATGATCGCCAAGCCGGACCCCTCCACCTTCCAGGTCCTCCCCTGGCGCGCGGAGGCCCCCGGCACGGCCCGCATGTTCTGCGACATCCTGATGCCGGACGGCTCCCCGTCCTTCGCGGACCCGCGCTACGTCCTCAAGCGCGCCCTGGCCCGCACCTCCGACCTGGGCTTCACCTTCTACACCCACCCGGAGATCGAGTTCTTCCTGCTGAAGAACAAGCCGGTCGACGGCACGGTCCCCACCCCCGCCGACAACTCCGGCTACTTCGACCACACCCCGCAGAACATCGGCATGGACTTCCGCCGCCAGGCGATCACCATGCTGGAGTCGATGGGCATCTCGGTGGAGTTCTCCCACCACGAGGGCGCGCCGGGCCAGCAGGAGATCGACCTCCGATACGCCGACGCGCTCTCCACGGCCGACAACATCATGACGTTCCGCCTGGTCATGAAGCAGGTTGCTCTCGAACAGGGCCTCCAGGCCACCTTCATGCCGAAGCCGTTCTCGGAGTTCCCCGGCTCGGGCATGCACTCCCACCTGTCCCTCTTCGAGGGCGACCGCAACGCGTTCTACGAGTCGGGCGCCGAGTACCAGCTCTCCAAGGTCGGCCGCTCCTTCATCGCGGGCCTGCTGCGGCACGCGGCGGAGATCTCGGCGGTCACCAACCAGTGGGTGAACTCCTACAAGCGCATCTGGGGCGGCACCGAGCGCACGGCGGGCGCGGGCGGCGAGGCCCCCTCCTACATCTGCTGGGGCCACAACAACCGCTCGGCCCTGGTCCGCGTCCCCATGTACAAGCCCGGCAAGACCGGCTCGGCCCGCGTCGAGGTCCGCTCCATCGACTCCGGCGCCAACCCGTACCTCACCTACGCCGTCCTCCTCGCCGCCGGCCTCAAGGGCATCGAGGAGGGCTACGAACTCCCGCCGGGCGCCGAGGACGACGTCTGGGCCCTCTCCGACTCGGAACGCCGCGCCCTGGGCATCGAACCCCTCCCCCAGAACCTGGGCGAGGCCCTCGCCCTGATGGAACGCAGCGACCTCGTCGCCGAGACCCTGGGCGAGCACGTCTTCGACTTCTTCCTCCGGAACAAGCGGCAGGAGTGGGAGGAGTACCGGTCGCAGGTGACGGCGTTCGAGCTGCGGAAGTCGCTGCCGGTGCTGTAAGGGCAGGTCAGAGACAGTTTCTCGCTGATTCAACGGTTGGGGCCGACGGTCGCGCACCGTCGGCCTCATGGCCTCCGACTGGCTCTGGGTCGCCTCTGGGCCGTCTGAGCGGATCTCACGCTCACACGCTCCCACCGAGGAGTCGCTCAAGGGCTGGAGCTGTTGCCGCTCTCGCCTCTCCCAAGCACCCGTCGTCGCTCTGCCCCCATCCGGATACCGCATGCATCCGGCGTAGCGATTCGGACTCGTGCCCTGATTCATCTCCCTCACACTCCGACCATCTCTCTTTGCCGGCGCGCGGGATGGCTTCCTGGCTGCCACTCAGATGGTCTTCGACAATTCGGTTCGCCTGCCAGTTACATGCCATTGGCAGCCCCAGAAAGAAACGTCATGCGTCGAATCGCTACAGCGACAATAATATCCGGCCTGCTGGTGGGAGGTTTCTCCGTTCCTGCTCAGGCCGCGGAGGGGTCGCATACAGTTCCTCGAAACGAGGCCGTCGAGGCTCTCCTCAACGGCACTGACAGCGTCTGGTACAACTCCGCGAACCCAGGAAGCCGGTGGATCGAGGACGGCTCCACGGACGCCACCAGCTCCTGCGAACAGTACGACGCAAGCACCACATGCTAGAGGTACGTGCCCTCGGCCGTGCCAAGGTCGCACGCTGGTTCGCCGGCGTAGCGGCCTTGGCCGCGGTCGTCCTCGCCGGCCTGCACCTGGACCGGTCCGACGAGCGCGGGCCCGAAGCCGCGCGGTCGGCGACTCCCGAGCCCAGCACACCTCAGCCGTGTGCCGACAGGACCGTTCGCTGCCACCTGCTGTCCACAGGGGTGTGGGCAGTGGTCTACACATCCCCCGAGAGGGATGCGTCGAACGCGACCCTTGCCCCCACACCCGAGGAACGAGACGGATTGGTTCTCTGGGACCCGGGAGGGCCTGGACTGCGTCCACTCGACGCCGGGACGGTTCGGGCGATTCTTCCGTCCTGGCTGCGCGGTCGAACAGTGGCCACGTTCGTCGAGCCCTGGGTCGTCCACAAGGTCGGCCCTGAGTGCCTCAAATCCGTTGAAAACGTATCGGCGGGCGGCGAACTCTCGGAATCACAGACGAAGAGCTGGCCCGACGAATTCAGCAGCTCTTGCGATGTCGACCTGTATCGCCTTGACCGTGCGGAATACGAAGAGTCGTTCAGGGAGCTCGGTGATAAGGAGGGGGAGATCTCAGGAGTCTACGCGCAGTCTTTCGGTGCGGTCCGAGGTACATCCGTGATGTCCGAATTGGAGCGCACCGGCGGCTGGATGGTGATGGACGCTCCCGCTCCTCCGCCGGGAACGCCCGCGACCACCCTCATGGTCGAGCGAAGCACCGCCGTGGAAGAGGGCCTGCAACGCATCATGGGGTGCCACAAGAGTGATGCGCTCCCCGACTGCGAGAAAGAGCTCCATCAGACGCTTCGGGACATGGGGGACGGCGACACCCCGGTCGGCCTCGCCGGCGGTACCGAAGAGTACGAGAGGATGACCGCTCTTTTCTCTCTTTCTCATGACCTTGAAAGCAACGCCGAGCCGCTTCGCGAAATCCTGACCAACTGGCCGAAGCTCACCGAGGCCGACCAGGAGATCATAGGCAAGGCAAGCTACAGCTACACCCGCCGTTACGGCGACGGTCAGGTTCTACCGGAGTTCGTAGGCTATCTTGCCAATGTCTGCACAGCGTACGAAGGATGGGGAGCAGGAGCTGGATCGCAGGAGAGGAATCCTCTGGGAGCAGCGCTTTCGCGTATACACTATCCGTGCGCGGTAATGCCTGGAAGCAAGGATTCCAGATGGGCGACGCCTGATGCGGGAGAATCACCGAGACTACTTCTGATCTCGAACTCCATGGATCCGATCACCCCTCCTCGTGCAGCCGAATCGTGGGGCGACAAGTATCCTGACGCTGATCTCTTGGAGTATGAATACTCGGGCCACGTAAAGGCTCCCGAGGAACTCGACGAGGAAATTTCGGCCTGGATCGCCGGGGCAACCGAATGAGAACGGCACAGAGCGATTGGTCCTCGTGCCACGCTCGACGTCACGCCCACCGTGCGTCACTTCCTGCGCAACTGCGGAAGTCGTTGCCGGTGCTGTGAGGGACCGTCTCGACCGGCCGGGTCACCGGCGGCTCGTCAGATGAGGGCCCACTGCCTGTCCGGCCGCCGGCGCGCGAGGAGGATGCCGCCGAGGGTGCTCTCGGCCGAGGTGAGCGTCCTGTGTTCGTCGACGGTGAAGCCGGCCTCGTCGAGCCAGTCGGCGATCTGGCTGGGCCGGCGACGATGGACCTGGACCTTCATCGGGTGGCCGCCGTAGCCCTCCGTCTTCAGCTTCGGCGTGTCCCCGACGTGAAAGCCGAGGAGCAGCGGTCCGCCCGGCCGCAGCACCCGGTGAAAGTGCTCGAAGACCGTGCCGATCCGTGTGTCGGGGATGTGGATCAGCGAGTACCAGGCGACCAGGCCGGCCATCGAGCCGTCGCCGAGGCCGAGGTCCGTCATCGAGCCGAGTTCGAACCGCAGACCGGGATGGTCACGCCGGGCCACCTCGACCATCCCGGGGGACAGATCGATCCCGAACGCGTCCACGCCCAGCCGGTGCAGGTGAGCGGTGATCCGCCCCGGCCCACAACCCACGTCCGCGACCGACCCCCCCGCCGCGAGACCTCACCAGGTCGGCGAAAAGGGCCAGGACCGCGCGCTCCTCGGGCGTTCGGTTCAGGAGGTCGCGCACCTGGTCCGCATAGCTCGCGGCGACGGTGTCGTAGGACCTTCGTGTGTCGTCCAGCCAGGTGTCGTCGTTCGCTTCGATGCCCACGCCCGCAGGCTACTCAGCGGCGCGGACGAGACGACCTCCAAGCCGACCGGGCCGACGCCAAACCTCCCTCGGACCTGCACACCGTTCATCGCAGGGTCGCGGGGGCGGGGCGTGCCGAAGGTGCGGAGGGTCCACCGCGCGCATTCCGGCCCGAGGGAGCCTCGAAACCGGCGGGAAGCGTGAAGACGCGGGCCCTTTCCGCGACCGCATGCGCACACTCATGAACTCGGGGACGCCTGAAGCAGCGTCGTCAACCGTGCGCGGATGGTGGGCCGTTCACCCCCGTGCTTTGATCGGTGCGCGGCACGCCGGTGGCCGGTTCCGGGCCCCCACCTCGGAACGCGGGCGTGCGTGCCTCACCGCTCCCCCTTTTTCGTCAGCACGAGAGGAAAGACCTGTCATGAACTTCGTCCCCCAGGTCGAAACAGCTGAGATCGCCGACGCGGACCTGGACCAGGTGTCCGGCGGCACCATCGGTGTCGACGCCGGTGCGGCCGTCATCACCGCCGGTGGTGCGCTCGGCACCGGTTTCCACGCTGAGGTCGGCCCGTTCTCGGTCACGGCCGGTCTGGGCGCCTCGGCGGCCTTCGGCGGCGCCTCGGCGCAGGGTCACGCGCAGACGACCATGCTCTGAGCCGCGCCTGACGTGAGCGTGAGCCCCGGACCGCTGTGTCCGGGGCTCACGCCTTGCCGGTGCCGCCCACGAACGCCGTCCACGAGGCCGGGGGCACGGTGAGGCGGGGGCCGTCCGGGCGCTTGGAGTCGCGGATGTGGATGGTGGCGGGGGTTATCGCGACCTCCACGCAGTCGTTGCCGTCTCCGCTGCTGCTGTAGCTGCTCTTGAACCAGACCAGCGTGGACGCGTCCGGGGTTACGGAAATGCGGGTCATGACTCTCCAAGCATCTGTTCGATGACGGCCCGCGACTCTCGGGGCGTGAGAGCCTGGGCCCGGATCATGCCATAGCGCAGTTCGAGGATTCTGATCTGCTTCGGATCGGTCACCGGCCGCCCGGCGAAGGCCCCCTCCGAACGCGCCACCGCGGTGCCGTCGGGGAATTTGAGCACCTCGATCAGGCCACCCGTCCCGACATGCTCCTCGCAGTCGGTCGGCATCACTTGAATCGACACGTTCCGCAACTCCCCCAGTTCCAAGAGACGTTCGAGCTGCCGACGCCACACCATTCTGCCGCCGACCGGGCGGTGGAGCGTCGCTTCCTCCTGGACGAAGCTGAGGGTGGGCGCCGGGGACCGCTCGAAGACCGAGCGGCGAGCCAGCCGCGCGGCCACCATGCGTTCCGTCTCCTCCTCCGTGTGGGCGGGAAGCCACGCGTCGAACAGAGCGCGCATGTGAGCCTCGGTCTGCAACAGGCCATGGATGTTGTGGGTGCTGTACAACCCGATCTCGACCGCACTGGCCTCCAGCTTCGCCAGTTCCCGGACCCGTTTCGGATACCGGACCCTGGCAACGTCCTCCCACATCGCCGTCAGCAGGCCACCCGCCCCCAGCACCTCGTCGGCCCGCTGCAGGTACTCCCGCCGGGGAATCCGTTTCCCGCCCTCCACCTTGTAGACCAGATCCTCCCCGTACCCGACCGCCGTCCCGAACTCGGCCGCCGTCATCCCCACCGCCTCGCGGCGCAGCTTCAGCTGCCTCCCCACGGTGGTGAGGACAGCCACACCCCACTCGTCGTCCGGGTCGACCTCCCAACCCGGCTCGTCCGTCTCGCCGTTCACCGACATCCGCACCCCTCCTCGTACGCGCCGTACCGCGACGGGCGACACGGTAGGGCGCCGTACTACGCCCGCGGGCGGGAACGGGGTCCCGTGCACGCCCACGGGTGACGACCAACAGCGAGGTGAGGACCGGCCCGCGTGGGTGTGCAGCAGGGGGCCGTCGGCCCCTCATCGCCGTACCGTCTCCCCCTCCGGCACGTGCCCCGCGACCACCCGCTCACGCCCGGCGGCCACAGCGGCGGCGCCCCGGTGCCGGTCCACCGCCCACGCCGTGCCCGCGACCGCCAGGCCGAGCACCGCGAGCCCCGCGCCCGCCGTCGCCGGGGAGGTGACGCCGAAGCCCGCGGCCAGGGCGAGGCCGCCGATCCAGGCGCCGCCGGCGTTGGCGAGGTTGAAGGCGGCCTGGTTGGCCGAGGAGGCGAGGGAGGGGGCCGCCGACGCCTTCTCCATGACCATCAGCTGGAGGGGGGAACCGGTGATGAAGGCGGCCATGCCGAGCAGGGCCACCGCGAGGGCCGCCGTCACCGGCGTGCGCATCAGGAGCGGGAAG carries:
- the glnA gene encoding type I glutamate--ammonia ligase; its protein translation is MDKQQEFVIRTLEERDIRFVRLWFTDVLGFLKSVAVAPAELEQAFDEGIGFDGSAIEGFARVYESDMIAKPDPSTFQVLPWRAEAPGTARMFCDILMPDGSPSFADPRYVLKRALARTSDLGFTFYTHPEIEFFLLKNKPVDGTVPTPADNSGYFDHTPQNIGMDFRRQAITMLESMGISVEFSHHEGAPGQQEIDLRYADALSTADNIMTFRLVMKQVALEQGLQATFMPKPFSEFPGSGMHSHLSLFEGDRNAFYESGAEYQLSKVGRSFIAGLLRHAAEISAVTNQWVNSYKRIWGGTERTAGAGGEAPSYICWGHNNRSALVRVPMYKPGKTGSARVEVRSIDSGANPYLTYAVLLAAGLKGIEEGYELPPGAEDDVWALSDSERRALGIEPLPQNLGEALALMERSDLVAETLGEHVFDFFLRNKRQEWEEYRSQVTAFELRKSLPVL
- a CDS encoding DUF397 domain-containing protein; translated protein: MTRISVTPDASTLVWFKSSYSSSGDGNDCVEVAITPATIHIRDSKRPDGPRLTVPPASWTAFVGGTGKA
- a CDS encoding DUF305 domain-containing protein — protein: MTPRRAGWITGAAAAALVAAGGITYAVAGDDGAGRVPTADSADAGFARDMAVHHQQAVEMSYIVRDRTDDEEVRRLAYDIAQTQANQRGMMIGWLDLWGLPKVSSDPPMTWMGMGDMPSAGEGSLMPGMATDAEMEKLGTLSGRQAEVYYLQLMTEHHKGGVHMAEGCAEKCTVGVEKRLAQGMVESQESEMRLMADLLAERGAKPPA
- a CDS encoding helix-turn-helix domain-containing protein, whose amino-acid sequence is MSVNGETDEPGWEVDPDDEWGVAVLTTVGRQLKLRREAVGMTAAEFGTAVGYGEDLVYKVEGGKRIPRREYLQRADEVLGAGGLLTAMWEDVARVRYPKRVRELAKLEASAVEIGLYSTHNIHGLLQTEAHMRALFDAWLPAHTEEETERMVAARLARRSVFERSPAPTLSFVQEEATLHRPVGGRMVWRRQLERLLELGELRNVSIQVMPTDCEEHVGTGGLIEVLKFPDGTAVARSEGAFAGRPVTDPKQIRILELRYGMIRAQALTPRESRAVIEQMLGES
- a CDS encoding DUF3105 domain-containing protein, with amino-acid sequence MGSAKKSSNQARQARIAEMRRAEEARERRNRILTIGVSTVVVAGLVVGGVFLIRSQSDDSDSMASNGDGSKTSGKFVTGEDGVRTWEGNLGRNHVTKKVSYPAEPPVGGDHNQVWMNCDGDVYTEPLNNENAVHSLEHGAVWVTYTDKAPKAEVEKLAEKVKKTPYSLMSPNDKQKDPIMLTAWGHQRTVTGADDPNVDKFFEKFVQGEQTPEPGAACTNGLPQ
- a CDS encoding alpha/beta hydrolase yields the protein MAAVVLAGLHLDRSDERGPEAARSATPEPSTPQPCADRTVRCHLLSTGVWAVVYTSPERDASNATLAPTPEERDGLVLWDPGGPGLRPLDAGTVRAILPSWLRGRTVATFVEPWVVHKVGPECLKSVENVSAGGELSESQTKSWPDEFSSSCDVDLYRLDRAEYEESFRELGDKEGEISGVYAQSFGAVRGTSVMSELERTGGWMVMDAPAPPPGTPATTLMVERSTAVEEGLQRIMGCHKSDALPDCEKELHQTLRDMGDGDTPVGLAGGTEEYERMTALFSLSHDLESNAEPLREILTNWPKLTEADQEIIGKASYSYTRRYGDGQVLPEFVGYLANVCTAYEGWGAGAGSQERNPLGAALSRIHYPCAVMPGSKDSRWATPDAGESPRLLLISNSMDPITPPRAAESWGDKYPDADLLEYEYSGHVKAPEELDEEISAWIAGATE